One genomic segment of SAR324 cluster bacterium includes these proteins:
- a CDS encoding DUF3334 family protein, producing the protein MGSKKTIDKLAKIFGDAAVEVLSNSSGADIYFAPTVQKVDLIYLKPDIGTFVQFRGDYSGLVIVNFTKEAAMEYYRMSMLNMGFPAEELAIDHTADDVVDSIGESVNQLIGKARQMIQEEYGLSSYNNQPKAVCLMESILLSINTMIHHKPSDCRRLSFRISGRHTFHIEMFIEQTEFIILDPERLKAGQQKSSNRDLDIDAMMDAEKADKKEKETVAATNNLDIEALLNANR; encoded by the coding sequence ATGGGATCGAAAAAAACAATTGACAAACTTGCTAAAATTTTCGGAGATGCCGCCGTCGAAGTGCTCTCCAACTCCAGTGGCGCGGATATTTATTTTGCACCCACTGTTCAGAAAGTGGATCTCATTTATCTCAAACCGGATATTGGCACGTTTGTACAGTTTCGTGGCGATTATTCAGGCCTGGTGATTGTGAATTTCACCAAGGAAGCCGCTATGGAGTATTACCGCATGTCCATGCTGAACATGGGCTTTCCAGCAGAGGAACTGGCCATTGACCATACTGCTGATGATGTGGTGGACAGTATCGGTGAAAGTGTGAATCAATTGATCGGAAAAGCCCGGCAAATGATTCAGGAAGAATATGGCCTGTCCTCCTACAACAACCAGCCCAAAGCGGTTTGTCTGATGGAATCCATCCTGCTTTCAATCAACACCATGATTCATCACAAACCCTCAGATTGCCGCAGATTGTCCTTTCGTATTTCAGGTCGGCATACGTTTCATATTGAAATGTTCATTGAACAGACAGAGTTCATTATACTTGACCCTGAACGTCTGAAAGCCGGCCAACAAAAAAGCAGTAACCGTGACCTTGATATTGATGCCATGATGGATGCTGAAAAAGCTGATAAAAAAGAAAAAGAAACGGTCGCGGCAACCAACAACCTTGATATTGAAGCATTATTGAATGCCAATCGTTAG
- a CDS encoding lysophospholipid acyltransferase family protein, with protein MSITIFNTPILSPLLRYISLISMKLLGWKHEGEFPPVSKAVMIAAPHTTNWDLIIMLALCFIFRVKIVWLGKDKIFRFPFGWFMRWMGGVSIDRSKSNNVVSQSIEQFNRSESLVMTVPPEGTRKKVKVWKTGFYYIALGAKVPIVLGFIDFERKTGGILGTFTPTGDIEKDMVAIQGYYVNIKGKFADKTSLPEFENNPPQ; from the coding sequence ATGAGTATTACAATTTTTAACACACCAATTCTGAGTCCATTATTGCGTTATATCTCTCTCATCAGCATGAAATTGCTTGGCTGGAAGCATGAAGGTGAATTTCCGCCGGTTTCCAAGGCTGTGATGATTGCCGCACCGCATACAACCAATTGGGACCTGATTATCATGTTGGCGCTGTGTTTCATCTTTCGGGTCAAGATTGTCTGGCTGGGAAAAGACAAAATATTTCGCTTTCCTTTTGGCTGGTTCATGCGCTGGATGGGCGGCGTTTCAATCGACCGGAGCAAATCCAACAACGTGGTTTCTCAATCGATCGAACAATTCAACCGTAGTGAATCACTGGTAATGACGGTTCCGCCTGAAGGCACCCGCAAGAAAGTAAAAGTCTGGAAAACCGGTTTTTATTATATCGCTCTTGGCGCCAAGGTACCGATTGTGCTGGGGTTTATCGACTTTGAACGCAAAACGGGAGGAATTCTCGGCACCTTCACGCCTACAGGAGATATTGAAAAAGACATGGTTGCCATTCAGGGGTATTATGTGAATATAAAGGGGAAGTTTGCTGATAAAACCAGTTTACCCGAATTTGAAAATAATCCGCCTCAGTAA
- a CDS encoding STAS domain-containing protein gives MQVEHQAMEQIGILHVSGHISLRDIEYFRDFAHKIIDDPLVTHFIMNLEKVSFIDSSGIGIFIHCWRAMSQKQGYFVLCGLNEKNRQLIQMTTLPQFISIHNNLEEAMTRLQEKAKPHS, from the coding sequence ATGCAAGTTGAACATCAAGCAATGGAACAAATTGGGATCCTTCATGTTTCCGGTCACATTTCCCTGAGAGACATTGAATATTTCCGGGATTTTGCGCACAAAATCATTGATGATCCCCTTGTGACTCATTTTATCATGAATCTGGAAAAAGTGAGTTTTATAGATTCTTCAGGGATTGGAATTTTCATCCACTGTTGGCGGGCAATGTCGCAGAAACAGGGCTATTTTGTTCTGTGTGGTCTGAATGAAAAAAACAGACAACTGATTCAGATGACCACCCTGCCCCAGTTTATTTCAATTCATAACAACCTGGAAGAGGCAATGACCCGCCTTCAGGAAAAGGCCAAACCGCATTCATGA
- a CDS encoding FAD-dependent oxidoreductase produces MTETKTTFRIAIIGSGPAAFYAADELLKQTDMPIEIDMFEKLLTPYGLVRGGVAPDHQNIKAVTKIYERIAGKSGFRFFGNVTLGVDLQKEELLPGYHAVLYAVGAQGDRKLDIPGEDLAGSYSARDFVGWYNAHPDYRECKFDLSVKRVAIIGLGNVALDVARILGHSPAELAKTDIADYAQAALKTSKIEDIYIIGRRGPVQAAFTPAELRELRELEACDVRIDPEEMVLEDISLEELSQAHRNVQLHMDILKMIAETPPGTKPRRIHFMFKRSPLEVQGNQRVERLKLARNELLLQQEQVKIQLTENYQELEVDCIFRAVGYRGIAIPGVAFDPVKSVIPNRSGRVIDPETLEILPGEYVAGWAKRGPSGVVGTNKHDAQETVHHLLEDLKNPVHHPEETNRGFAESLLNQKKIEFATFTDWKVLDDAEKSLGEQHGKPREKFSEVDQMLDVIRHRDS; encoded by the coding sequence ATGACTGAAACAAAGACAACCTTTCGAATTGCCATCATCGGCTCAGGGCCGGCCGCGTTTTATGCGGCTGATGAATTGCTCAAACAGACGGATATGCCGATTGAAATAGACATGTTCGAAAAACTGCTGACTCCTTATGGTCTGGTTCGTGGAGGTGTTGCCCCTGATCATCAGAATATCAAGGCAGTGACCAAAATTTATGAACGTATTGCCGGCAAATCGGGATTTCGTTTTTTTGGAAATGTGACACTTGGAGTGGATTTACAAAAAGAGGAACTACTGCCGGGCTACCATGCGGTTTTATATGCTGTCGGAGCACAGGGCGACCGCAAACTGGACATTCCGGGTGAAGATCTGGCAGGCAGTTATTCGGCCAGGGATTTTGTGGGGTGGTACAACGCTCATCCTGACTACCGTGAGTGTAAATTTGATCTCTCGGTCAAACGGGTCGCGATCATCGGGTTGGGCAATGTTGCTCTTGATGTAGCACGGATTCTGGGACATTCACCGGCAGAACTCGCGAAAACAGACATTGCGGATTATGCCCAGGCCGCCCTGAAGACCAGCAAGATAGAAGATATTTACATTATCGGTCGAAGAGGACCTGTGCAGGCCGCGTTCACCCCTGCGGAACTGCGGGAATTGCGCGAACTGGAAGCCTGTGATGTGCGAATTGATCCGGAGGAAATGGTTCTGGAAGACATCAGTCTCGAGGAATTGTCACAAGCCCACCGGAATGTTCAACTGCACATGGATATTCTCAAAATGATTGCCGAAACCCCTCCCGGTACGAAACCACGGCGCATCCATTTCATGTTCAAACGTTCGCCTCTCGAAGTGCAGGGTAATCAACGTGTGGAACGGTTGAAACTGGCTCGTAATGAACTACTGCTGCAACAGGAACAGGTAAAAATTCAGCTCACTGAAAATTATCAGGAATTGGAAGTGGATTGTATCTTTCGTGCTGTGGGGTATCGGGGGATTGCTATTCCGGGGGTTGCCTTTGATCCGGTAAAAAGCGTGATTCCCAATCGGTCAGGTCGAGTGATTGATCCGGAAACACTGGAAATTCTCCCGGGAGAGTATGTGGCAGGATGGGCTAAACGTGGGCCATCGGGCGTGGTGGGCACCAACAAGCATGATGCTCAGGAAACAGTGCATCATTTATTGGAAGATCTCAAAAACCCCGTGCATCATCCTGAAGAAACCAACAGAGGGTTTGCGGAATCGCTACTCAACCAAAAAAAGATTGAGTTCGCCACGTTTACAGACTGGAAAGTTCTGGATGATGCTGAAAAATCTCTGGGTGAACAACATGGAAAACCCAGAGAAAAGTTTTCAGAAGTGGACCAGATGCTGGATGTGATTCGACATCGGGATTCATGA
- a CDS encoding class I SAM-dependent methyltransferase, translating into MNDKSLSSRPAHSIVENDSQKPRPHVPKIILKPGRQESVLRKHPWIFSGALAHEDLPAENGGTVDVVDTHGKWLASAAFSPVSQIRARIWSFDKNEMIGPNFFKCQLQKAFDRRQHLRLSEASNAWRMVNAEADGLPGVVVDRYGDYLSCQFLSAGAELWKPVIVQKLVELYNPAGIYERSDSDVRMKEGLEPVKQVLYGAEPPELLNIHEHGVRYHVTLTQGHKTGFYLDQRENRKQISRICAKANVLNCFSYTGGFAMAAFNGGASHITNIDSSQDALDLLKQNALLNQIPEESLELIHGDVFHVLRKFRDQGRTFDVIILDPPKFIESVRQISQGSRGYKDINLLGFKLLTPGGTLATFSCSGHMSPELFQKIVADSALDAKRDAQILQWLSQATDHMVSLNFPESHYLKGLLCRVD; encoded by the coding sequence ATGAACGACAAATCCTTGTCTTCAAGGCCTGCTCATTCCATCGTGGAAAATGATTCACAGAAACCGAGACCTCATGTGCCCAAAATCATATTGAAACCCGGCCGACAGGAGTCCGTCCTGCGTAAACATCCATGGATTTTTTCTGGTGCCCTTGCCCATGAAGATTTGCCCGCAGAAAACGGCGGAACTGTGGATGTGGTGGATACGCATGGGAAATGGCTGGCCTCAGCGGCCTTTTCGCCTGTATCCCAAATCAGGGCCAGAATCTGGAGTTTTGACAAAAACGAAATGATAGGTCCCAATTTTTTTAAATGCCAGTTGCAGAAAGCCTTTGACCGGAGACAACATTTGCGTCTGTCAGAAGCGTCCAACGCCTGGCGGATGGTCAATGCTGAGGCGGATGGATTGCCGGGAGTCGTGGTGGACCGCTACGGGGATTATTTATCCTGTCAGTTTTTATCAGCCGGAGCGGAATTGTGGAAACCTGTGATCGTTCAGAAACTGGTGGAACTTTATAACCCTGCTGGCATTTACGAACGGTCAGACAGTGATGTCCGCATGAAGGAAGGACTGGAACCGGTTAAGCAAGTGCTTTATGGAGCGGAACCACCTGAACTGTTAAACATTCATGAACATGGTGTGCGTTATCATGTCACTTTGACACAAGGCCACAAAACAGGATTTTATCTGGACCAGCGAGAAAACCGGAAACAAATTTCCCGGATTTGTGCCAAAGCCAACGTTCTCAACTGCTTTTCCTACACCGGAGGTTTTGCCATGGCGGCCTTCAACGGTGGGGCGTCACACATCACCAATATTGATTCATCGCAGGACGCGCTGGATTTGCTGAAACAAAACGCGCTCCTCAATCAGATTCCTGAAGAGTCGCTGGAACTGATTCACGGTGATGTGTTTCATGTGCTACGTAAATTCAGGGATCAGGGCAGAACGTTCGATGTGATCATCCTTGATCCGCCCAAGTTTATTGAATCCGTTCGGCAAATCAGTCAGGGCAGTCGGGGATACAAGGACATCAATCTGCTGGGTTTTAAACTACTCACACCGGGAGGAACCCTGGCAACGTTTTCGTGTTCGGGTCACATGTCCCCTGAGTTGTTCCAGAAAATTGTGGCTGATTCCGCACTGGATGCCAAACGCGATGCTCAAATTCTTCAGTGGTTGAGCCAGGCAACAGATCATATGGTCAGTCTCAATTTTCCAGAAAGCCACTATCTCAAAGGTTTGTTGTGCAGAGTCGATTGA
- a CDS encoding VanZ family protein: MTKTQRSSFFRDPTSQRAIWIVLILYVLSIYLTLPVMRSILNWIRQLISHGQLGFIINLLLGLAGGGLILIAGRKNIRVVLWMIPPILLTGVWISQLDIPEERVHFLQYGLVGILTWKTQRGKTWQNVVWALVIATGIGALDELIQWFLPNRVGDWRDVWINTAAGGLGIWSGYFLFSE, translated from the coding sequence ATGACCAAAACACAACGTTCTTCTTTTTTCCGGGATCCCACCAGTCAACGTGCTATCTGGATCGTTCTCATCCTCTATGTTCTATCCATTTACCTCACCTTACCGGTGATGCGTTCCATTCTGAATTGGATTCGTCAGCTCATTTCCCACGGGCAATTGGGCTTCATCATCAATCTGCTTCTTGGGTTGGCAGGAGGTGGCTTGATACTGATTGCTGGCAGAAAAAACATTCGCGTTGTATTGTGGATGATTCCGCCAATCCTTTTGACCGGGGTGTGGATCAGTCAACTGGACATTCCTGAAGAACGTGTCCATTTTCTGCAATATGGCCTGGTGGGAATTTTGACATGGAAAACGCAGCGTGGAAAAACCTGGCAAAATGTGGTGTGGGCCCTCGTTATCGCAACCGGTATTGGCGCATTGGATGAGTTGATTCAGTGGTTTTTACCCAATCGGGTTGGAGACTGGCGGGATGTTTGGATTAACACTGCGGCAGGAGGGCTTGGCATATGGTCAGGATATTTCTTGTTTTCGGAATGA
- a CDS encoding MBL fold metallo-hydrolase: MVRIFLVFGMILWTVPCIAQSLKVYFLNVGEGESTYIETPSGQTMLIDAGNIMTGNSVVQFFRKQNISALQALVITHPHYDHMSGVFQLLSAISPQYRYDNGQLLQEADQDIYRWYREFYRKDNYEILRKGVSLDWNPVKIEILSPGELTGDWNRDSLVMLLRYGEIQFLFMADATTQTETQILQQFPNLRADVVKVGHHGDQDASSPAFVKALHPRYAVISTNSANIRGYPSPQIVKRWTDAGASVLTTFNDGTILMESDGHSINLRAAPFSQF, from the coding sequence ATGGTCAGGATATTTCTTGTTTTCGGAATGATCCTCTGGACGGTTCCATGTATTGCGCAGTCTCTCAAAGTATATTTCTTGAATGTTGGTGAAGGGGAATCAACCTATATTGAAACGCCTTCAGGTCAGACTATGCTGATTGATGCGGGTAACATCATGACAGGCAACAGCGTTGTTCAATTTTTCCGGAAGCAAAACATTTCAGCCCTCCAGGCTCTGGTGATCACTCATCCTCATTATGATCACATGAGCGGCGTATTTCAGCTATTGTCAGCCATTTCGCCCCAATATCGTTATGACAATGGCCAGCTTCTTCAAGAAGCAGATCAGGACATCTATCGCTGGTACCGGGAGTTTTACCGGAAAGACAACTACGAGATACTCCGCAAGGGGGTTTCATTGGATTGGAATCCTGTGAAAATAGAGATTCTTTCGCCAGGGGAATTGACGGGTGACTGGAACCGGGATTCGCTGGTGATGCTCCTTCGCTACGGCGAAATTCAGTTTCTGTTCATGGCGGATGCGACCACACAAACCGAAACTCAAATTCTGCAACAGTTCCCCAACTTGCGTGCTGATGTTGTCAAAGTCGGACACCATGGCGATCAAGATGCGTCCTCTCCGGCGTTTGTCAAGGCTCTGCATCCCCGTTATGCGGTCATTTCAACCAACTCCGCAAATATCAGAGGCTATCCATCCCCGCAAATTGTTAAACGATGGACGGATGCTGGTGCCTCTGTGCTGACCACGTTCAACGACGGAACCATCCTGATGGAAAGCGATGGTCATTCGATAAATCTCCGTGCCGCTCCGTTCTCCCAGTTTTGA
- a CDS encoding pentapeptide repeat-containing protein: MTPVSVTFRFYPGLFLLMLVMFLAGCASYNLRQLNKDNECVRCNLSGLEMDYLILPNATLREADLSGSSLTHSVFRRANFESAILNGVDLTEADWQMSKLMQTVMTDAILLKADMKFTNFYKADLTRANLKGADFSQADLDNAILQEANMEDIQLFLSFLKSCNLKSAKLMRANLKGAQMVGAQLQGADLTDADLTKVNLQEANLTGAILIKANLSYGNLTSAKMEGVQLQNAMLQNTDLAGVQLKGANLSNADLNGANLLETNLTLANLRGANLMGAKFSQTRMDAANLEGAIWFDGSVCQPESIGVCRKAPAP; this comes from the coding sequence ATGACTCCAGTTTCTGTGACGTTTCGCTTTTACCCGGGATTATTCCTGTTGATGCTTGTTATGTTTCTTGCGGGTTGTGCCTCATACAATTTAAGGCAACTCAACAAGGACAATGAATGTGTGCGTTGCAATCTCTCAGGTCTGGAGATGGACTATCTGATTCTGCCCAATGCGACGTTGAGAGAAGCTGATTTATCGGGAAGCAGTTTGACGCACAGTGTATTCCGCAGAGCCAATTTTGAAAGTGCCATTCTCAATGGCGTTGATCTGACAGAAGCCGACTGGCAAATGAGCAAGCTGATGCAAACGGTTATGACAGACGCGATATTGCTTAAAGCGGATATGAAATTCACAAATTTTTACAAGGCGGATCTGACCCGTGCCAATCTGAAAGGCGCAGATTTTTCACAGGCCGATCTGGACAATGCCATCCTTCAGGAAGCCAATATGGAAGACATCCAGTTATTTCTGTCGTTCCTTAAAAGCTGTAATTTAAAAAGTGCCAAATTGATGCGTGCCAATCTGAAAGGTGCTCAAATGGTGGGTGCCCAGTTGCAGGGTGCGGATTTGACCGACGCGGATCTGACCAAGGTGAATCTGCAGGAGGCCAATCTGACCGGAGCCATCCTGATCAAAGCAAATCTGAGCTATGGCAACCTCACTTCGGCAAAAATGGAAGGAGTTCAACTGCAAAACGCGATGCTCCAGAATACCGATCTGGCCGGAGTTCAACTCAAAGGCGCGAATCTATCGAATGCTGATTTGAACGGAGCCAACTTGCTGGAAACCAACCTGACCCTGGCAAACCTGCGTGGCGCGAATCTAATGGGTGCCAAATTCTCACAAACCCGTATGGATGCCGCCAATCTTGAAGGCGCGATATGGTTTGATGGCAGTGTCTGCCAGCCTGAATCCATTGGCGTCTGCCGAAAAGCTCCCGCACCCTGA
- a CDS encoding DUF3015 family protein, with the protein MRNFCQHLISLWLSVSQGKFALFVNLLRQRFFALLKMTKSLSHPFRISCLIAVMLSAPEVQACHQGGPMGFAAHDPGAFSLDITSSTFFPFASTSGTSHCEQWDFVSNERSRFIGTYHESLGEELVQGTGFHLETLISLSGCVSNPVLLQRIQRQTSLIQALMNSDMPLQKFSTDWDYFLKTQAHEFCQIPLNNEPDHLARIPGQPVYFQHH; encoded by the coding sequence ATGCGGAACTTTTGCCAACACCTGATCAGCCTGTGGTTATCCGTTTCACAGGGAAAATTTGCATTGTTTGTCAACCTGTTGCGGCAAAGATTCTTCGCGTTGCTCAAAATGACAAAATCATTGAGTCACCCCTTCAGAATATCCTGCCTGATCGCAGTCATGCTCAGCGCACCTGAGGTTCAGGCTTGTCACCAGGGCGGACCCATGGGGTTTGCGGCCCATGATCCGGGTGCGTTCAGTCTGGATATCACTTCATCCACTTTTTTTCCTTTTGCCAGCACTTCTGGAACTTCACACTGTGAGCAATGGGATTTTGTCAGCAATGAACGATCCCGGTTTATTGGAACATATCATGAATCATTGGGCGAAGAACTGGTTCAGGGAACCGGGTTTCATCTGGAAACACTCATCAGTCTATCCGGTTGCGTGAGCAATCCTGTCCTGTTACAACGAATCCAGCGGCAGACCTCTCTGATTCAGGCACTCATGAATTCAGACATGCCCCTGCAAAAATTTTCTACGGACTGGGATTATTTTCTAAAAACCCAGGCACATGAATTTTGCCAGATTCCGCTCAATAATGAGCCGGATCATCTTGCGCGAATACCGGGTCAACCGGTTTATTTTCAACACCATTGA
- a CDS encoding DUF3015 family protein translates to MKRMLLFCLLLGMTAMYGTLAKAGCEGTYLGASSKNPIMSSVDITFSPVYSSATTSGTSGCPNWAFVQYRELQQFIIAEHGQIMEQSSMGTGPHLQAIAQMMGCAQDAAPVLSSVFQRHYSEIRNLFLNNDDTFSASGHFLENTKRWTLQHPLLRSSCGTFANT, encoded by the coding sequence ATGAAACGAATGCTGTTGTTTTGCCTGTTGCTGGGCATGACTGCCATGTATGGAACCCTTGCAAAAGCCGGATGTGAGGGCACCTATCTGGGCGCCTCCAGTAAAAATCCCATCATGTCTTCAGTGGATATCACGTTTTCTCCCGTTTACAGCAGTGCGACCACTTCCGGAACGTCAGGATGTCCTAACTGGGCGTTTGTTCAATATCGCGAACTTCAACAGTTTATTATTGCGGAACATGGGCAGATTATGGAACAAAGTTCGATGGGAACAGGACCACATTTGCAGGCAATCGCTCAAATGATGGGTTGCGCTCAAGATGCCGCACCCGTGTTATCGTCAGTATTTCAGCGGCATTATTCAGAAATCAGGAACCTGTTTCTCAACAATGACGACACTTTCAGCGCGTCAGGGCATTTTCTGGAAAACACGAAACGCTGGACTTTGCAACATCCACTCTTGAGGTCATCATGCGGAACTTTTGCCAACACCTGA
- a CDS encoding MBL fold metallo-hydrolase, with translation MPQVIPIELPTGYPGEGNVIIYVVKTSRQTVLIDTSTFYQNNSELLKIALDKAGVDHLDKVLLTHCHGDHSGNAKTVKGWFPDAEVMIHHLGAQRLRQGNWFDKMKDQRSRFFTNFGYPSTDPESFFRFRTSGEKPQTLAMNPDTEIHEDARLDDFEIFVTPGHSLDHVCYGVEDHIFCGDTVLEFVPGMEDIWLGHSRTFIDYLESCKKLEQLSDRFPHVHAFHGNSIPSLKQWYHQIIAPRIHQKYLKLVSVLSPDQPQTLCEMMQILHPKLPRHYIYITQYMGLLILLEQEGLVSRTENETGFWYFLQTQPMNPDFLRDYMQT, from the coding sequence ATGCCGCAGGTGATTCCCATTGAACTTCCTACCGGTTATCCCGGCGAAGGAAATGTAATAATCTATGTGGTGAAAACCTCGCGTCAAACGGTTCTGATCGACACCTCTACCTTCTATCAGAACAACTCCGAACTTTTGAAAATAGCCTTGGACAAGGCCGGTGTGGATCATCTGGACAAAGTGTTGCTGACACACTGTCATGGCGATCACAGCGGTAACGCCAAAACGGTCAAAGGCTGGTTTCCTGACGCTGAAGTGATGATCCATCACCTGGGAGCACAACGGCTCAGACAAGGGAACTGGTTTGATAAAATGAAAGATCAGCGAAGCCGTTTTTTCACAAACTTTGGTTATCCCTCCACAGATCCTGAATCATTTTTCAGATTCCGCACCTCGGGTGAAAAACCACAAACCCTGGCGATGAATCCTGACACAGAAATTCATGAGGACGCGCGTTTGGATGATTTCGAGATTTTTGTCACTCCCGGTCATTCTTTAGATCATGTGTGTTATGGCGTGGAAGATCATATTTTTTGTGGAGACACTGTTTTGGAATTTGTACCGGGCATGGAAGATATCTGGCTGGGCCATTCCAGAACCTTCATTGACTATCTGGAGTCTTGCAAAAAACTGGAACAACTTTCGGACCGGTTTCCGCATGTTCATGCATTCCATGGAAACTCGATACCATCACTGAAGCAGTGGTATCACCAAATCATTGCTCCGAGAATTCATCAAAAATATCTGAAACTGGTGTCCGTCCTTTCACCTGATCAGCCACAAACCCTGTGCGAAATGATGCAGATCCTGCATCCAAAACTTCCCCGACATTATATTTATATCACCCAGTACATGGGCTTATTGATTTTGCTGGAGCAGGAAGGACTGGTGTCACGGACTGAAAATGAAACCGGTTTCTGGTATTTTTTACAGACTCAGCCAATGAACCCGGATTTTTTGCGGGACTACATGCAAACGTGA
- a CDS encoding potassium channel protein, which translates to MRHQVRAILLFPPLILLVGTLGYHFLEDWPWLASLFMTVITVTTVGYSEVRPLTPEGQVFTMVLIFSSFGVMAYCIASITDFFIKGKYKHFLWELYMEQSIAQIRDHYIICGFGRKGQAICDRLADNGIGFIIIEKNAERTSTMRDARYLHIIGNATEDEILEQAQITRAKGLLAILGDDPANTYLVLSARQLNPKIKILAWTHSHQMEKKLYRAGAHKVFSPYILGGNQMVHSILRPRVTDFLDFVMSADNENLRLEQIEIPETSAFSGQSIQSLKIHNDYGVIILGVQRQDANIFIPPAQTVFQAHDTVIALGSKAQLDRLKKAL; encoded by the coding sequence ATGCGGCACCAAGTGAGGGCGATCCTGTTGTTTCCACCGCTGATTCTGTTGGTGGGAACACTGGGATACCATTTTCTGGAAGACTGGCCATGGCTTGCATCCTTGTTCATGACAGTCATTACGGTCACCACGGTGGGGTACAGCGAAGTGCGCCCGCTGACACCTGAAGGCCAGGTGTTCACCATGGTGCTGATTTTTTCCAGCTTCGGGGTAATGGCTTATTGCATTGCCAGCATCACGGATTTTTTTATCAAAGGAAAATATAAACATTTTCTCTGGGAACTTTATATGGAACAAAGCATTGCGCAGATCAGGGATCACTATATCATTTGTGGTTTTGGCCGGAAGGGACAGGCTATTTGTGATCGCCTTGCCGACAATGGCATCGGTTTCATCATCATTGAAAAAAACGCTGAACGCACTTCAACCATGCGGGACGCACGTTACCTGCATATCATCGGCAATGCCACTGAAGATGAGATCCTGGAGCAGGCTCAAATCACACGGGCCAAGGGCCTGCTGGCTATTCTGGGCGATGATCCGGCCAATACCTATCTGGTTCTTTCCGCAAGACAGCTCAATCCGAAAATCAAAATTCTGGCCTGGACCCATTCGCACCAGATGGAAAAAAAACTCTATCGTGCCGGAGCTCACAAAGTTTTTTCTCCCTATATCCTGGGCGGCAACCAAATGGTGCATTCCATTCTCCGTCCACGGGTGACCGATTTTCTTGATTTTGTCATGAGTGCGGATAATGAGAATCTGAGGCTGGAACAGATTGAAATCCCGGAGACGTCGGCGTTTTCCGGCCAATCTATCCAATCCTTAAAAATTCATAACGATTATGGTGTGATTATTCTGGGGGTGCAGCGTCAGGATGCGAATATCTTTATTCCTCCGGCTCAAACCGTGTTTCAGGCCCATGACACTGTGATCGCACTGGGTAGCAAAGCTCAACTGGATCGATTAAAAAAGGCACTGTGA